One genomic segment of Dissulfurirhabdus thermomarina includes these proteins:
- the hpf gene encoding ribosome hibernation-promoting factor, HPF/YfiA family, with protein MRINVTFRHMEPSENLRQYCEQRFKKLKKYADGPMDVNIVLSVEKFRQIAEVQVSGDGIRANAAEEQEDMRAAIDLVSDKIDKQLRRARERLREKKGGGLKGGLEAEAPAAPGEAGEAIRIEPIPAKPMSVDEALAQFPLQDEPFLVFTNAETETVNVLYRRKDDTLGLLVPHRP; from the coding sequence ATGCGCATCAACGTGACATTCCGCCACATGGAACCGTCGGAGAACCTGCGCCAGTACTGCGAACAGCGTTTCAAGAAGCTCAAGAAGTACGCCGACGGGCCGATGGACGTGAATATCGTGCTCTCCGTGGAGAAGTTCCGCCAGATCGCCGAGGTCCAGGTCTCGGGCGACGGCATCCGGGCCAACGCCGCCGAGGAGCAGGAGGACATGCGCGCCGCCATCGACCTGGTCTCGGACAAGATCGACAAGCAGCTCCGCCGCGCCCGGGAGCGGCTCCGCGAGAAGAAGGGCGGCGGCCTGAAGGGCGGCCTGGAAGCGGAAGCCCCCGCCGCGCCCGGCGAGGCCGGGGAGGCCATCCGCATCGAGCCCATCCCGGCCAAACCCATGTCCGTGGACGAGGCCCTGGCCCAGTTCCCCTTGCAGGACGAGCCCTTCCTGGTCTTCACCAACGCCGAGACAGAGACCGTGAACGTCCTCTACCGGCGCAAGGACGACACCCTGGGCCTCCTGGTCCCCCACCGGCCGTGA
- the gap gene encoding type I glyceraldehyde-3-phosphate dehydrogenase has translation MAIRIGINGFGRIGRNVLRAAVSDPAFSEVTVAAINDLGDPRTLAHLLKYDSVMGRFPAEVEAEENALRVNGREIRVSAAKDPAQIDWRSAGVEYVVEATGRFREAPLARGHLEAGARKVIITAPAKGEDITIVMGVNQDDYDPEAHHIVSNASCTTNCLAPVAKVIHERFGIVSGLITTVHAYTNDQRILDFPHTDLRRARAAAVNMIPTKTGAAAAVSKVIPELAGRLDGLAVRVPTPDVSLVDLVAWVETETTVPEVNGHLKAAQGRFLGYTEEPLVSTDFLRDPHSAVVDGLCTRVQDGRLVKVMAWYDNEWGYSNRVLDLICFMEERKG, from the coding sequence ATGGCGATCAGGATCGGCATCAACGGATTCGGGCGCATCGGGCGCAACGTCCTCCGGGCGGCCGTCTCCGACCCGGCCTTCTCGGAGGTCACCGTGGCCGCCATCAACGACCTCGGCGACCCCCGGACCCTCGCCCACCTGCTCAAGTACGATTCGGTCATGGGCCGGTTCCCCGCAGAAGTGGAGGCCGAGGAGAACGCCCTCCGGGTGAACGGACGCGAGATCCGGGTGAGCGCCGCCAAGGACCCCGCCCAGATCGACTGGCGGAGCGCCGGGGTGGAATACGTGGTGGAGGCGACCGGGCGGTTCCGCGAAGCGCCGCTGGCCCGGGGGCACCTGGAGGCCGGGGCCCGGAAGGTCATTATCACGGCGCCCGCCAAGGGAGAAGACATCACCATCGTCATGGGGGTGAACCAGGACGACTACGACCCCGAGGCCCACCACATCGTCTCCAACGCCAGCTGCACCACCAACTGTCTCGCCCCCGTGGCCAAGGTCATCCACGAACGCTTCGGCATCGTCTCGGGCCTCATCACCACGGTCCACGCCTACACCAACGACCAGCGGATCCTGGACTTCCCCCACACGGATCTCCGTCGGGCCAGGGCGGCGGCGGTGAACATGATCCCCACCAAGACCGGGGCCGCGGCCGCCGTGAGCAAGGTGATCCCGGAGCTCGCCGGCCGCCTCGACGGCCTCGCCGTCCGGGTCCCCACGCCGGACGTCTCCCTGGTGGACCTGGTGGCCTGGGTCGAGACAGAGACCACCGTTCCCGAGGTGAACGGACACCTCAAGGCGGCCCAGGGCCGGTTCCTGGGATACACGGAAGAGCCCCTGGTTTCCACGGACTTTCTCAGGGACCCCCATTCCGCCGTGGTGGACGGCCTCTGCACCCGCGTCCAGGACGGCCGCCTCGTCAAGGTCATGGCCTGGTACGACAACGAGTGGGGGTATTCCAACCGGGTCCTCGACCTCATCTGCTTCATGGAGGAGAGAAAGGGCTGA
- a CDS encoding PTS sugar transporter subunit IIA, which yields MVGVVIAAHGRLAEELLQTTRFIVGETPQMTALSVDPSRPVKELQSEIRKAIRSVDDGDGVLVLTDMFGGTPANMTLAFLEEGKVEVITGTNLPMLIRICQAREGRPLAEVAETVVEYGRKSINQASAILKR from the coding sequence ATGGTAGGCGTCGTCATCGCCGCGCACGGAAGGCTGGCCGAGGAACTGCTCCAGACCACCCGCTTCATCGTGGGCGAGACCCCGCAGATGACCGCCCTCTCCGTGGATCCCTCGCGGCCGGTCAAGGAACTCCAGTCCGAGATCCGAAAGGCCATCCGATCCGTGGACGACGGGGACGGCGTGCTCGTCCTCACCGACATGTTCGGCGGCACCCCCGCCAACATGACCCTGGCCTTCCTGGAAGAGGGAAAGGTGGAGGTCATCACGGGGACGAACCTCCCCATGCTCATCCGGATCTGCCAGGCCCGAGAGGGGAGGCCCCTGGCGGAGGTGGCCGAGACCGTGGTGGAATACGGCCGCAAGAGCATCAACCAGGCATCCGCCATCCTGAAGCGCTGA
- a CDS encoding type I glyceraldehyde-3-phosphate dehydrogenase — protein MKLGINGLGRIGKLSLWHHVGRRYFSEIVVNLGRQVGQGLHDIAACIEKDSTYGHLGAYLHGHRCPRVVEELDEAKGTMKVDGIPVTILRESRNPADIAWKAHGVRLVVDSTGVFTDPTAPPDSPKGALRGHLEAGAEKVILSAPFKIKDKTAPMPEDAVTTVMGINGDDYRPDKHRLISAASCTTTCLAHMVKPLLDHFGVDRILSASMVTVHAATGSQPVLDRLPKTGATDLRKNRSILNNIVLTTTGAARALALVLPEMKKIGFIAESVRIPTSTGSLIVLVLTIQDQSVEAPINRDLVNGLYRKAAEGYARDYLVYTEEQNVSADIVGVPAAAAVIEARETHTRTGIINVDPKSLCAGSAEAIEALSCATLQVPVTQVVVYGWYDNELGSYTNMLGERTVTVADSLL, from the coding sequence ATCAAGCTCGGCATCAACGGCCTCGGCCGCATCGGCAAGCTCAGCCTGTGGCACCACGTCGGCCGCCGGTACTTCTCCGAGATCGTGGTGAACCTCGGGCGCCAGGTGGGACAAGGGCTCCACGATATCGCCGCCTGCATCGAGAAGGACAGCACCTACGGCCACCTCGGGGCCTACCTCCACGGCCACCGGTGCCCCCGGGTCGTCGAGGAACTCGACGAGGCCAAGGGCACCATGAAGGTGGACGGCATCCCCGTCACCATCCTCCGCGAGAGCCGGAACCCGGCGGACATCGCATGGAAGGCCCACGGGGTGCGCCTCGTGGTGGACAGCACCGGGGTCTTCACCGACCCCACCGCCCCTCCGGACAGCCCCAAGGGGGCGCTCCGCGGCCACCTCGAGGCCGGCGCCGAGAAGGTCATTCTCTCGGCCCCCTTCAAGATCAAGGACAAGACCGCCCCCATGCCCGAGGACGCCGTCACCACGGTCATGGGCATCAACGGCGACGACTATCGGCCCGACAAGCACCGGCTCATCTCCGCCGCCTCGTGCACCACCACCTGCCTCGCCCACATGGTCAAGCCCCTCCTCGACCACTTCGGCGTGGACCGGATCCTCTCCGCCTCCATGGTGACCGTCCACGCCGCCACGGGCAGCCAGCCGGTGCTCGACCGGCTCCCGAAGACCGGGGCCACCGACCTCCGGAAGAACCGGAGCATCCTGAACAACATCGTCCTCACCACCACGGGGGCGGCCCGGGCCCTGGCCCTGGTGCTCCCCGAGATGAAGAAGATCGGCTTCATCGCCGAGTCGGTCCGCATCCCCACCTCCACGGGCTCGCTCATCGTCCTGGTGCTCACCATCCAGGACCAGAGCGTGGAGGCCCCCATCAACCGCGACCTCGTCAACGGCCTCTACCGGAAGGCCGCCGAGGGCTACGCCCGGGACTACCTGGTCTACACCGAGGAGCAGAACGTCTCCGCCGACATCGTGGGCGTCCCGGCCGCGGCGGCCGTCATCGAGGCCCGGGAGACCCACACCCGGACCGGGATCATCAACGTGGACCCGAAGTCGCTCTGCGCCGGTTCCGCCGAGGCCATCGAGGCCCTGAGCTGCGCCACGCTCCAGGTCCCGGTCACCCAGGTGGTGGTCTACGGCTGGTACGACAACGAGCTCGGCAGCTACACCAATATGCTGGGCGAGCGGACCGTCACCGTGGCGGACTCCCTCCTCTAG
- a CDS encoding GNAT family N-acetyltransferase, translating into MPAARGAAPGSRRPAFRIRPARPADLDHLLRIERRCHPAPWSAAALAAELGAPRGRLWMAETLRGRAAGFVAFHWTGDVVYVADLAVDPAFRRRGIGAALLGLVLRWARRRGAVEAVLEVREAAPEARAFYDAQGFTAAGRRPDLYGRGHHGLTLVRRLRGGPGTR; encoded by the coding sequence GTGCCTGCCGCCCGAGGCGCCGCGCCCGGATCCAGGAGGCCGGCCTTCCGGATCCGGCCGGCGCGCCCCGCCGACCTGGATCACCTCCTCCGCATCGAGCGACGCTGCCACCCGGCTCCGTGGAGTGCGGCGGCCCTGGCCGCCGAACTCGGGGCGCCCCGCGGCCGCCTCTGGATGGCCGAGACCCTCCGCGGCCGCGCCGCCGGCTTCGTCGCCTTCCACTGGACCGGCGACGTCGTCTACGTCGCCGACCTGGCCGTGGACCCCGCGTTCCGCCGCCGGGGGATCGGGGCCGCCCTGCTCGGGCTGGTCCTCCGGTGGGCCCGACGGCGAGGCGCCGTGGAGGCCGTCCTGGAGGTCCGGGAGGCGGCCCCGGAGGCCAGGGCCTTCTACGATGCCCAGGGATTCACGGCGGCCGGCCGGCGCCCCGACCTCTACGGCCGGGGACACCACGGCCTCACCCTGGTGCGGCGGCTCCGGGGCGGCCCCGGAACGCGTTGA
- a CDS encoding PTS sugar transporter subunit IIA, translated as MRILDYLRPEHVLPELAAGSKPEVLRAMAAHVAAAEPGLDPERVYTVLMEREALGSTGIGEGVAIPHGKIAGLDRLVISVARSPRGVEFDAVDRQPVRLLFLLLAPEAAATAYLRLLARVSRLMKSREVRQALLGAGDVHAILATIREADVGP; from the coding sequence GTGAGGATCCTCGATTACCTGCGCCCGGAACACGTGCTTCCGGAACTGGCCGCCGGGTCGAAGCCCGAGGTCCTGCGCGCCATGGCGGCCCACGTGGCCGCGGCGGAACCCGGGCTCGACCCGGAGCGGGTCTACACGGTGCTCATGGAACGCGAGGCCCTCGGCAGCACCGGGATCGGCGAGGGCGTGGCCATCCCCCACGGAAAGATCGCGGGGCTCGACCGGCTGGTGATCTCCGTGGCGCGGAGCCCCCGGGGGGTGGAATTCGACGCCGTGGACCGCCAGCCCGTCCGGCTCCTCTTCCTGCTGCTCGCACCCGAGGCGGCGGCCACGGCCTACCTCCGGCTCCTGGCCCGTGTCTCCCGCCTCATGAAGTCTCGGGAGGTCCGCCAGGCCCTCCTCGGGGCCGGGGACGTCCATGCGATTCTGGCGACCATTCGGGAAGCGGACGTCGGCCCCTGA
- a CDS encoding PEP/pyruvate-binding domain-containing protein, with translation MVFDSKALRVNLEETAVRDLHIDPRYEVLREAVADYRGILNTLDHLLFELHHPFRNWNVLLDEFRSFALKHFAAYARTPRGPEALATLLGIFLDAVETAPKAEHQALAAQNLLALVEKAAQALEPGEIGPFLPVIRDGIHRLAEAPEPVLLACARSHYPFPRTARTLVEKVREAAPDPGEARQLWQACGALLLELRRVNWQGWLAEDDPVAWLRETAARQRPPLDPAFTDRLVERFRPVSHERLRALLRELADFDGRPLDEAEILALAAFPGHRDIVEAYRDIARDLTGSACSLVGPSGEGGICLLMLFHMAETEGLANIREEILREINRSLICMVRTADPGEIEGILKKSFALLRHQEGRYLRTSLQCIEALGIEVLKRRDPRLTEVFLDETIRFGFTPPGIEGVDREWHVLSNPAHLQNIRVWLSLVEADPAECSRLLSALLINLRLAGTCIKDTDLFQRDVSRLLNSPIAPVYNLVKQVARTFPVYFNEIGAEGLLRDVSTEVDELAGRRDPLVHFLRKQSHVESNNLIVAFIEAILCFWYGREKKWLAPFVPPEVLEEIRPYGPHTDHAHRLVRHLAEELGLEPFAAHLDQLLDVPEDRLEALLAEVPDVPPGERRRVALLVRMYRLETLKYKLGVQEIRHHLEQAKLLGFEGLDEVLEVLDADDPAEVLEVILSRLEELKAVILSPERFEAREDIYHKRHIAADIPSMYGRYHERKFDALSLSLRLENLANLYFERLISESGLPYVSRAHLPRTLQCLRLFRRALKVDGLKSRKFDAHLNLLERSLEVENFTYAQYLDVVRGLVDGVKSLIHASYIRPHRENLALSIRLLGPENLLPKFRGPEPGVSEAEWIQQTSERFLRELIAGTFGLQHLDNFVTRLHHSLSEQGQALEAGHRDLLLRYDPDRLLSPIHRPARKTHNVIHLGNKGYNLTLLAGFGLPVPPGIIVTTDLYRYHSLIEGMPELAREFSARLRQAVADIEDETGRRFGDPSNPLLVSVRSGAAISMPGMMTTVLNVGSTLETIRGLERRTGKTWFAWDNYRRFLQSWGMSFGLERDIFTHLMKTHKERHGVAQKREFTGAQMKELALAYRQALLDHGIDLVEDPHRQLLTAVRLVLDSWTSRKAKAYREIMGISDDWGTAVIIQAMTFGNLSAQSGTGVVFTTDPHNKGHRLRLWGDYTPGNQGEDIVSGLVSTFPISRGQREALGFEEPNSLEEAFPEIYGALLTHVRALVEGRKWAHQEIEFTFEGPRAGDLYILQTRDMIAKKETPPRVFKKTRALAGGFLARGIGASGGALAGRAVFSLEEIQAYRARHPRTPLILIRSDTVPDDIREISLADGLLTAKGGQTSHAAIVASSLGKTCVVGCKALQVFDGRGFARIRGHVIRPGDPVSIDGHNGSVYKGIQKTQAGGAAAFQDPAAHGKGTPTRQRKETTHDQD, from the coding sequence ATGGTCTTCGACTCAAAGGCGCTCCGGGTCAACCTCGAGGAAACCGCCGTCCGGGACCTCCACATCGACCCGCGCTACGAGGTCCTTCGCGAGGCGGTGGCCGACTACCGGGGCATTCTCAACACCCTCGACCACCTCCTCTTCGAGCTGCACCACCCCTTCCGGAACTGGAACGTCCTCCTGGACGAGTTCCGGAGCTTCGCCCTCAAGCACTTCGCCGCCTACGCCCGAACGCCGAGGGGGCCGGAGGCACTGGCCACCCTGCTCGGGATCTTCCTCGACGCCGTGGAGACCGCCCCGAAGGCGGAACACCAGGCCCTGGCCGCCCAAAACCTCCTGGCACTCGTCGAAAAGGCCGCCCAGGCCCTCGAACCCGGGGAGATCGGACCCTTCCTCCCCGTGATCCGGGACGGCATCCACCGGCTGGCCGAGGCGCCCGAGCCGGTGCTCCTGGCCTGCGCCCGGAGCCACTACCCCTTTCCCCGGACGGCCCGGACCCTGGTGGAAAAGGTCCGGGAGGCGGCCCCCGACCCCGGCGAGGCCCGACAACTCTGGCAGGCCTGCGGGGCCCTGCTGCTCGAACTCCGGAGGGTCAACTGGCAGGGCTGGCTGGCGGAGGACGATCCCGTCGCCTGGCTCCGGGAGACCGCCGCCCGCCAGCGTCCGCCCCTCGACCCGGCCTTCACGGACCGCCTGGTGGAGCGGTTTCGCCCCGTCTCCCACGAGCGGCTCCGCGCCCTGCTCCGGGAGCTGGCAGACTTCGACGGACGCCCCCTGGACGAGGCGGAGATCCTGGCCCTGGCGGCCTTTCCGGGCCACAGGGACATCGTGGAGGCCTACCGCGACATCGCCCGAGACCTTACCGGGTCCGCCTGCTCCCTGGTGGGCCCGTCGGGGGAGGGGGGCATCTGCCTCCTCATGCTCTTCCACATGGCCGAGACGGAGGGCCTGGCCAACATCCGCGAGGAGATCCTCCGGGAGATCAACCGGAGCCTCATCTGCATGGTGCGCACCGCCGACCCCGGGGAGATCGAGGGCATCCTCAAGAAGAGCTTCGCCCTCCTGCGCCACCAGGAGGGCCGGTACCTTCGCACCTCCCTCCAGTGCATCGAGGCCCTGGGGATCGAGGTCCTCAAGCGCCGGGACCCCCGCCTCACGGAGGTCTTCCTGGACGAGACCATCCGGTTCGGGTTCACGCCGCCGGGGATCGAGGGGGTGGACCGGGAGTGGCACGTGCTGTCGAACCCCGCGCACCTGCAAAACATCCGCGTCTGGCTCTCCCTCGTCGAGGCCGATCCCGCCGAGTGCAGCCGGCTGCTCTCCGCCCTCCTCATCAACCTCCGCCTCGCGGGGACCTGCATCAAGGACACGGACCTCTTCCAGCGCGACGTCAGCCGCCTCCTGAACAGCCCCATCGCCCCGGTCTACAACCTGGTGAAGCAGGTGGCCCGCACCTTCCCGGTCTACTTCAACGAGATCGGCGCCGAGGGCTTGCTCCGGGACGTCTCCACCGAGGTGGACGAACTGGCGGGGCGCCGCGACCCCCTGGTCCACTTCCTCCGGAAACAAAGCCACGTGGAGAGCAACAACCTCATCGTGGCCTTCATCGAGGCCATCCTCTGTTTCTGGTACGGCCGCGAGAAGAAGTGGCTGGCACCCTTCGTGCCCCCGGAGGTCCTGGAGGAGATCCGGCCCTACGGCCCCCACACCGATCACGCCCACCGCCTGGTGCGGCACCTGGCCGAGGAACTCGGCCTCGAGCCCTTCGCCGCGCACCTCGACCAGCTCCTGGACGTGCCGGAAGACCGGCTGGAGGCCCTCCTGGCCGAGGTCCCGGACGTCCCCCCCGGCGAACGCCGCCGGGTGGCCCTCCTCGTCCGGATGTACCGGCTGGAGACCCTGAAGTACAAGCTCGGGGTCCAGGAGATCCGCCACCACCTAGAGCAGGCCAAGCTCCTGGGCTTCGAGGGACTCGACGAGGTCCTGGAGGTCCTGGATGCGGACGACCCGGCCGAGGTCCTGGAGGTCATCCTCTCACGGCTGGAAGAACTCAAGGCGGTCATCCTGAGCCCGGAGCGGTTCGAGGCCCGGGAGGACATCTACCACAAGCGGCACATCGCCGCCGACATCCCCTCCATGTACGGGCGCTACCACGAGCGGAAGTTCGACGCCCTGAGCCTCAGCCTGCGGCTCGAGAACCTCGCCAACCTCTACTTCGAGCGGCTCATCTCCGAGTCGGGCCTGCCCTACGTCTCCCGGGCGCACCTGCCGCGGACCCTCCAGTGCCTGCGCCTCTTCCGGCGGGCCCTCAAGGTGGACGGCCTGAAGAGCCGCAAGTTCGACGCGCACCTGAACCTCCTGGAACGGTCCCTCGAGGTGGAGAACTTCACCTACGCCCAGTACCTCGACGTGGTCCGGGGCCTTGTGGACGGCGTCAAGTCCCTGATCCACGCCTCCTACATCCGCCCCCACCGGGAGAACCTGGCCCTCTCCATCCGCCTCCTCGGCCCGGAAAACCTTCTGCCGAAGTTCCGCGGCCCGGAACCGGGGGTCTCCGAGGCGGAATGGATCCAGCAGACCTCGGAACGCTTCCTCCGGGAGCTCATCGCCGGGACCTTCGGCCTCCAGCACCTGGACAACTTCGTCACCCGGCTCCACCACTCCCTCTCCGAGCAGGGGCAGGCCCTGGAGGCGGGGCACCGGGATCTCCTCCTGCGCTACGACCCCGACCGGCTCCTCTCCCCCATCCACCGCCCGGCGAGGAAGACCCACAACGTCATCCACCTCGGCAACAAGGGCTACAACCTCACGCTGCTGGCCGGGTTCGGCCTCCCGGTGCCGCCGGGCATCATCGTGACCACGGACCTCTACCGGTACCATTCCCTCATCGAGGGGATGCCCGAGCTGGCGAGGGAGTTCAGCGCGCGGCTCCGCCAGGCGGTGGCGGACATCGAGGACGAGACGGGCCGCCGCTTCGGCGACCCCTCGAACCCGCTCCTCGTCTCGGTCCGGAGCGGCGCCGCCATCTCCATGCCCGGGATGATGACCACGGTGCTCAACGTGGGCAGCACCCTGGAGACCATCCGGGGCCTCGAACGCCGCACGGGGAAGACCTGGTTCGCCTGGGACAACTACCGCCGTTTCCTCCAGTCGTGGGGAATGTCCTTCGGCCTCGAGCGCGACATCTTCACCCACCTCATGAAGACCCACAAGGAGCGGCACGGGGTGGCGCAGAAGCGGGAGTTCACCGGCGCGCAGATGAAGGAGCTGGCCCTGGCCTACCGCCAGGCCCTCCTCGACCACGGCATCGACCTCGTGGAGGATCCCCACCGGCAGCTCCTCACCGCCGTCCGGCTCGTCCTCGACTCGTGGACGTCCCGGAAGGCCAAGGCCTACCGGGAGATCATGGGGATCTCCGACGACTGGGGCACGGCGGTCATCATCCAGGCCATGACCTTCGGGAACCTCTCGGCCCAGTCCGGCACCGGCGTGGTCTTCACCACCGACCCGCACAACAAGGGCCACCGCCTCCGGCTCTGGGGCGACTACACGCCCGGCAACCAGGGGGAAGACATCGTCAGCGGCCTCGTGAGCACCTTCCCCATCTCGCGGGGGCAGCGGGAGGCGCTGGGCTTCGAGGAGCCCAACAGCCTCGAGGAGGCCTTCCCCGAGATCTACGGGGCCCTCCTCACCCACGTCCGGGCCCTGGTGGAAGGGCGCAAGTGGGCCCACCAGGAGATCGAGTTCACCTTCGAAGGGCCGCGGGCCGGCGACCTCTACATCCTCCAGACCCGGGACATGATCGCCAAGAAGGAGACCCCGCCCCGGGTCTTCAAGAAGACCCGCGCCCTGGCCGGCGGCTTCCTGGCCCGCGGCATCGGGGCCAGCGGCGGGGCGCTGGCCGGCCGGGCCGTCTTCTCCCTGGAGGAGATCCAGGCCTACCGGGCCCGCCACCCCCGCACGCCCCTCATCCTCATCCGGTCCGACACGGTCCCGGACGACATCCGGGAGATCTCCCTGGCCGACGGCCTCCTCACCGCCAAGGGCGGCCAGACCTCCCACGCCGCCATCGTAGCCTCGAGCCTCGGAAAGACCTGTGTCGTGGGCTGCAAGGCGCTCCAGGTCTTCGACGGCCGCGGCTTCGCCCGGATACGCGGCCACGTGATCCGGCCGGGAGACCCCGTCAGCATTGACGGTCACAACGGTTCGGTTTACAAGGGCATCCAAAAGACGCAGGCAGGCGGGGCGGCCGCCTTCCAGGACCCTGCCGCCCATGGTAAAGGAACCCCAACCCGCCAGAGGAAGGAGACGACGCATGATCAGGATTGA
- the rapZ gene encoding RNase adapter RapZ: MQVLVITGMSGSGKSTALKAFEDMGYGCVDNLPVTLLPAFLEVKEAGAAGPTRVALVMDIREETFLHRHREVFDQVRAAGFHLEVLFLDAKDEVLIRRFSQTRRTHPLSPQGSLTEGIRAERGQLAALRECADRILDTSNFNIHQLRQTLRTLYSPRTRLDRLILHLVSFGFKYGVPAEANLVLDVRFLANPYFDPALQPRDGRDPAVQDYVLRDEKTGEFLLRAEALLRFLVPLYRDEGKSYLVIAIGCTGGRHRSVALVEHFRRMFTASREEVIVTHRDIEKEHPETGKGAQGW; the protein is encoded by the coding sequence ATCCAGGTACTGGTCATCACCGGGATGTCCGGCTCCGGGAAGAGCACGGCCCTCAAGGCCTTCGAGGACATGGGCTACGGCTGCGTGGACAACCTGCCCGTCACGCTCCTGCCGGCATTCCTCGAGGTCAAGGAGGCCGGGGCCGCCGGGCCCACCCGGGTGGCCCTGGTCATGGACATCCGGGAGGAGACCTTTCTCCACCGGCACCGGGAGGTCTTCGACCAAGTCCGCGCGGCCGGCTTCCACCTGGAGGTCCTGTTCCTCGATGCCAAGGACGAGGTCCTGATCCGGCGCTTCAGCCAGACCCGGCGCACCCACCCCCTCTCCCCCCAGGGGAGCCTCACCGAGGGCATCCGGGCCGAGCGGGGGCAGCTCGCGGCGCTGCGGGAGTGCGCCGACCGGATCCTCGACACGTCGAACTTCAACATCCACCAGCTGCGCCAGACGCTGCGGACCCTCTACTCCCCGCGGACCCGCCTCGACCGGCTCATCCTCCACCTCGTCTCCTTCGGATTCAAGTACGGCGTCCCCGCGGAGGCCAACCTCGTCCTGGACGTCCGCTTCCTGGCCAACCCCTACTTCGATCCCGCCCTCCAGCCCAGGGACGGCAGGGACCCCGCCGTCCAGGACTACGTCCTCCGTGACGAGAAGACCGGTGAATTCCTGCTCCGTGCCGAGGCCCTCCTGCGCTTCCTCGTCCCCCTCTACCGGGACGAGGGGAAGTCCTATCTCGTCATCGCCATCGGCTGCACCGGGGGCCGCCACCGGAGTGTGGCCCTGGTGGAACATTTCCGCCGGATGTTTACAGCCTCGAGGGAGGAGGTTATCGTCACCCATCGGGACATCGAGAAGGAACACCCGGAGACCGGAAAGGGAGCCCAGGGATGGTAG
- a CDS encoding phosphoglycerate kinase, with translation MIRYMDDIQMKGRRVFIRADFNVPLDDFGNITDDNRIRAVLPTINHALDEGAKVILCSHLGRPKGQRVEKFSLKPVARRLSRLLQKEVALAPDCVGPEVERMAAGLGEGDVLLLENVRFHEGETRNDPEFAAQLAALCEVFVNDAFAVSHRAHASVVGIPPLVKDCAGGHLLRAELTYFHRAMEDPARPLVAIVGGAKVSSKLGALENLLARVDKIVIGGAMANTFLMARGYPVGRSLVEPDLVETARKILDRARSNGIRIYLPVDCVVADRMEPNAETKIVPAKEVPDGWMILDIGPATVALFREVLHNARTIVWNGPMGAFEMDAFSRGTLAMVRAVADSYALTIIGGGDTDVAVHKAGEVDNISYISTGGGAFLALLEGKELPGIKALETCGGGG, from the coding sequence ATGATCCGCTACATGGACGATATCCAGATGAAGGGACGCCGGGTGTTCATCCGGGCCGACTTCAACGTCCCGCTCGACGACTTCGGCAACATCACCGACGACAACCGGATCCGCGCCGTCCTCCCCACCATCAACCACGCCCTGGACGAAGGGGCGAAGGTGATCCTCTGCTCCCACCTCGGCCGCCCCAAGGGCCAGCGGGTCGAAAAATTCAGCCTGAAACCCGTGGCCCGGCGCCTCTCCCGACTCCTCCAGAAGGAGGTCGCCCTCGCCCCCGACTGCGTGGGCCCCGAGGTGGAACGGATGGCCGCCGGCCTCGGGGAGGGGGACGTGCTCCTGCTCGAGAACGTCCGGTTCCACGAGGGCGAGACCCGGAACGACCCGGAATTCGCCGCGCAACTGGCCGCCCTGTGCGAGGTCTTCGTCAACGACGCCTTCGCCGTCTCGCACCGGGCCCACGCCTCGGTGGTGGGCATCCCGCCCCTGGTGAAGGACTGCGCGGGCGGCCACCTTCTCCGGGCCGAACTCACCTACTTCCACCGCGCCATGGAAGACCCGGCCCGGCCGCTGGTCGCCATCGTGGGCGGCGCCAAGGTCTCGAGCAAGCTCGGGGCCCTGGAGAACCTCCTGGCCCGGGTGGACAAGATCGTCATCGGCGGGGCCATGGCCAACACCTTCCTCATGGCCAGGGGCTACCCCGTGGGACGCTCCCTGGTGGAGCCGGATCTCGTGGAGACCGCCCGGAAGATCCTCGACCGGGCCCGTTCGAACGGGATCCGGATCTACCTCCCCGTGGACTGCGTGGTGGCCGACCGCATGGAGCCCAACGCCGAGACCAAGATCGTCCCGGCCAAGGAGGTCCCGGACGGGTGGATGATCCTCGACATCGGCCCCGCCACCGTGGCCCTCTTCCGGGAGGTGCTCCACAACGCCCGAACCATCGTCTGGAACGGGCCCATGGGCGCCTTCGAGATGGACGCCTTCAGCCGGGGTACCCTGGCCATGGTCCGGGCGGTGGCCGATTCCTACGCCCTCACCATCATCGGGGGCGGCGACACCGACGTCGCGGTGCACAAGGCGGGCGAGGTGGACAACATCTCCTACATCTCCACGGGAGGCGGCGCCTTCCTGGCGCTCCTGGAAGGCAAGGAGCTGCCGGGCATCAAGGCCCTGGAGACCTGCGGGGGAGGAGGCTGA